Proteins co-encoded in one Prunus persica cultivar Lovell chromosome G6, Prunus_persica_NCBIv2, whole genome shotgun sequence genomic window:
- the LOC18775188 gene encoding uncharacterized protein LOC18775188 codes for MSNCTVETCTVETSDGVKLSTRLFKPREEINKGNPVVVLVHPYSVLGGCQGLLRGIAAGLADRGYKAVTFDMRGVGRSTGRASLTGFAEIKDVIAVCKWVCENLSADRILLVGSSAGAPIAGSAVDQIEQVVGYVSLGYPFGMIASILFGRHHKAVLQSPKPKIFIMGTKDGFTSVQQLKNKLRSAAGRVETHLIEGVSHFQMEGPAYDAQMVNLILEFIASL; via the exons ATGTCAAACTGTACGGTCGAGACCTGCACAGTTGAGACCAGTGATGGAGTCAAACTCAGCACAAGGCTCTTCAAACCAAGAGAAGAGATCAACAAGGGAAATCCTGTAGTGGTTCTGGTGCACCCATACTCAGTCTTGGGTGGTTGCCAAGGCCTATTGAGAGGTATAGCAGCTGGGTTGGCAGATAGAGGCTACAAAGCTGTGACCTTTGACATGAGAGGGGTTGGGAGGTCAACAGGGAGGGCTTCTCTTACTGGGTTTGCAGAAATCAAGGATGTGATTGCTGTGTGCAAATGGGTCTGTGAGAATCTCTCTGCTGACAGAATTTTGTTGGTGGGTTCTTCTGCAG GTGCCCCAATTGCAGGCTCTGCAGTAGATCAGATTGAACAAGTTGTGGGTTATGTTAGTCTGGGGTATCCTTTCGGCATGATTGCCTCAATACTTTTTGGGAGACACCACAAAGCCGTACTACaatctccaaaaccaaaaattttcataatGGGGACTAAGGATGGTTTCACAAGTGTTCAGCAGCTCAAGAACAAGCTACGTTCAGCAGCCGGGCGCGTCGAAACACACCTGATTGAAGGAGTAAGCCACTTCCAAATGGAAGGCCCTGCTTATGACGCACAGATGGTGAATCTTATCCTTGAATTTATTGCATCATTGTAG